A window of Lentibacillus sp. Marseille-P4043 contains these coding sequences:
- a CDS encoding ribosomal-processing cysteine protease Prp, translating to MIHVTVYRSNNQITAFELSGHADSGPYGYDLVCAGVSAVSFGAVNAVLELCEIDLDIEQGSEGGYLHVALPDTLDNTSKEKMQLLFEGMIISLKTIASEYSQFITIKCK from the coding sequence ATGATTCATGTAACTGTTTATCGCTCAAATAATCAAATAACAGCATTTGAACTTTCTGGACATGCTGATAGTGGTCCGTACGGTTATGATTTAGTGTGTGCTGGGGTGTCGGCTGTATCATTTGGTGCAGTTAATGCAGTTCTTGAATTGTGTGAAATCGACCTTGATATTGAACAGGGGAGTGAAGGTGGATACCTTCATGTTGCGCTTCCTGACACGTTGGATAACACGTCAAAGGAAAAAATGCAGCTCTTGTTTGAAGGCATGATTATTTCATTAAAGACGATAGCAAGTGAGTATAGTCAGTTTATTACGATAAAATGTAAATAA
- the nadE gene encoding NAD(+) synthase codes for MEETVDKIVQWLQQQVQETGVNGLLVGVSGGLDSAVVAHLIKRAVPDHSLGVIMPCKSNPTDINHAQDVSESCEINTVTVDLTETHQVLYNGIQQQVRQKGEWQEANDQLADANLRARLRMSTLYTLATNYNYLVVGTDNAAEWYTGYFTKYGDGGVDILPIVEFTKQEVREMASYLGVPEQIIDKKPSADLWEGQTDEAEMGTTYDIIDAYLQGQEIPEADKETIEKLHKRTEHKRNGAKHFVIKG; via the coding sequence ATGGAAGAAACAGTAGATAAAATTGTACAGTGGTTACAACAACAGGTGCAGGAAACGGGTGTAAATGGTCTTTTGGTTGGAGTAAGCGGAGGACTTGATTCAGCCGTCGTGGCTCATTTAATCAAGCGAGCTGTACCTGATCATTCACTAGGTGTCATTATGCCTTGTAAAAGTAATCCGACTGATATAAATCACGCCCAGGATGTTTCAGAAAGCTGTGAGATAAATACAGTAACAGTTGATTTAACAGAAACACATCAAGTACTTTATAACGGTATTCAACAACAAGTTAGACAAAAAGGAGAATGGCAAGAAGCGAATGATCAATTAGCAGATGCAAACCTTCGTGCCCGATTACGCATGAGTACATTATATACACTTGCAACGAACTATAATTATTTAGTTGTTGGTACAGATAATGCTGCTGAGTGGTATACTGGTTATTTTACAAAATATGGTGATGGCGGCGTTGATATTCTTCCAATTGTTGAATTCACGAAACAGGAAGTTCGCGAAATGGCAAGCTATCTAGGTGTTCCAGAACAAATTATCGATAAAAAACCAAGTGCTGATTTATGGGAAGGGCAAACAGACGAAGCTGAAATGGGTACAACGTATGATATTATTGATGCCTACTTACAGGGTCAGGAAATACCAGAAGCAGATAAAGAAACGATCGAAAAATTGCATAAACGTACTGAGCATAAACGAAATGGAGCAAAGCACTTCGTCATAAAGGGATAA
- the rplU gene encoding 50S ribosomal protein L21 has translation MYAIIETGGKQIKVSEGQEIYVEKVVADTNESVTFDKVLFVGGEDVKVGAPYVDGATVTAKVEKHGRQKKVTVFKFKPKKNYHRKQGHRQPYTKLVVEKINA, from the coding sequence ATGTACGCAATTATTGAAACTGGTGGTAAACAAATTAAAGTTTCAGAAGGTCAAGAAATTTACGTTGAAAAAGTTGTTGCAGATACAAATGAATCTGTAACTTTTGATAAAGTACTTTTCGTTGGCGGCGAAGATGTAAAAGTCGGTGCTCCATATGTTGATGGTGCAACGGTGACTGCTAAAGTTGAAAAGCATGGTCGTCAAAAAAAGGTTACTGTATTCAAATTCAAGCCTAAGAAAAACTACCATCGTAAACAAGGTCATCGTCAACCATATACGAAATTAGTAGTTGAAAAAATCAATGCGTAA
- a CDS encoding M50 family metallopeptidase codes for MELFIILAIVFIHELGHYLMATIFKWRIRSIMLWVFGGVMDTDEHGNRPIHEEMLVTIAGPLQHLFIYGIIFFISAGEFVPSSLIELMFHYNTLILLFNLVPIWPLDGGKFLFLLLSSFIPYRQAYHSVIIISLLACISILLLQLFVFPFTLSSFLIILFLLKENRLEWKERYYVFIRFLLKRYQGDSTVKGVRSIVVPHQSSLMDVFAQFHREKRHSIYIQFSENERKSIEENDCLQQFFYERQYNKTIGELVQY; via the coding sequence GTGGAACTGTTTATTATCCTAGCTATTGTATTTATTCATGAACTAGGACATTATTTGATGGCAACTATCTTTAAATGGCGTATTAGAAGTATCATGTTATGGGTTTTTGGCGGTGTCATGGATACAGATGAACATGGAAATAGGCCAATCCATGAAGAAATGCTTGTTACGATAGCGGGGCCATTGCAACATCTTTTTATTTATGGCATTATATTTTTTATTTCTGCTGGTGAGTTTGTTCCATCATCGTTAATTGAATTAATGTTTCATTATAATACACTAATTCTCTTGTTTAATTTAGTACCAATATGGCCGCTGGACGGTGGAAAGTTTTTATTTTTATTGCTATCTTCTTTTATACCATATCGACAGGCATATCATTCTGTCATCATTATTTCGTTGCTTGCTTGTATTAGCATTTTATTGCTTCAATTGTTTGTTTTTCCATTTACCTTAAGCTCCTTTTTAATCATACTTTTTCTACTAAAGGAAAACAGATTGGAATGGAAAGAGCGGTATTATGTATTTATCCGTTTTTTATTAAAACGTTATCAAGGTGATTCAACTGTGAAAGGTGTTCGATCCATAGTAGTCCCACATCAAAGTTCTTTAATGGATGTGTTTGCACAATTTCATCGGGAAAAAAGGCATTCCATTTATATTCAATTTTCGGAAAATGAGCGAAAATCCATTGAGGAAAATGATTGTTTACAGCAGTTTTTTTACGAAAGACAGTATAATAAGACAATTGGGGAACTTGTTCAATACTAG
- a CDS encoding phosphotransferase, whose amino-acid sequence MNNFKRRDEMQVDRLSSFLYQKGKLECAKIIPIKAYVFHVTTHQGVEKIVKKHRNFRVIEQQWNFFEEINLSTVNAYERFPNGKKYIKHNQHIWTLAPFIQGRKLNYGIEADRKSCLNTLRQFHEHARSITVPNPVKRQLFYVRWANRLASFKKTAHFFAKNGFETLFKDIVQTSEVSLRYAHQLPWKSLEQNVERDSEWIHGDVAGHNFIRNKEVHMIDFDLLACSPMLHDYIQLGQRFLPYLDWDFDKLLDYRMVKEKQLKLWISAMVVPADVMREWLHFLNRKNSTSVYHYLAGLEKDWIKRQSFLKKAQSMLKSI is encoded by the coding sequence GTGAATAATTTTAAGCGAAGAGACGAGATGCAAGTTGATCGTCTCTCTTCTTTTTTATATCAAAAAGGAAAATTAGAGTGTGCAAAAATTATCCCGATTAAAGCTTATGTTTTTCATGTAACGACACACCAGGGAGTAGAGAAAATTGTAAAAAAACACCGTAATTTTCGAGTGATTGAACAACAATGGAATTTCTTTGAAGAAATCAACCTATCAACTGTTAACGCTTATGAAAGGTTTCCAAATGGGAAAAAATATATCAAACACAATCAACACATTTGGACACTTGCTCCATTTATTCAAGGAAGGAAGCTAAATTATGGGATCGAGGCTGACCGGAAATCTTGTTTGAACACATTGCGACAATTTCATGAACATGCTCGGTCAATTACAGTCCCGAACCCAGTCAAACGGCAACTTTTTTATGTTCGTTGGGCCAACCGATTAGCATCTTTTAAGAAAACAGCACACTTTTTTGCTAAAAATGGTTTTGAAACATTATTTAAGGATATCGTACAAACATCTGAGGTATCTTTACGTTATGCGCACCAACTACCTTGGAAATCATTGGAGCAGAATGTTGAAAGGGATTCCGAATGGATTCACGGTGACGTCGCTGGACACAATTTTATTCGTAACAAAGAAGTGCATATGATTGATTTTGATTTACTTGCGTGCTCACCAATGCTTCATGATTACATTCAATTAGGACAGCGTTTTTTACCATACTTGGATTGGGATTTCGACAAGTTACTTGATTATAGAATGGTAAAAGAAAAGCAATTGAAATTATGGATTAGCGCTATGGTTGTACCTGCTGATGTAATGCGGGAATGGCTGCATTTTCTTAATCGTAAAAATTCTACTTCTGTTTATCATTACTTGGCCGGATTGGAGAAGGACTGGATAAAACGACAATCTTTTTTGAAAAAAGCACAATCAATGCTAAAATCAATCTAG
- the obgE gene encoding GTPase ObgE has protein sequence MFVDQVSVYIKAGDGGNGLVAYRREKYVPKGGPAGGDGGNGGDVIFEVDEGLNTLMDFRYNRHFKAKRGENGMSKNQHGKNATPLVVPVPPGTTVVDEETNEIIADLTHHKQQAIIAHGGRGGRGNSRFATPRNPAPEFAENGEPGQERNIKVELKLIADVGLVGFPSVGKSTFISVVSAAKPKIADYHFTTLSPNLGVVDTSDHRSFVMADLPGLIEGAHSGVGLGHQFLRHVERTRVIVHVIDMAGTEGRDPYDDFVKINQELKEYDNKLMDRPQIIAANKMDMPGAEENIKIFKDKLTEDYPVYPISSLTKEGLRDILFGIADTLEKIPKVAPKVEETEEEVVYRYQRPQASFDISRDDDGAFVLSGIKIEKLFKMTDFNRDEAVQRFARQLRGMGVDEELRKRGAKDGDTIRLLDYEFEFIE, from the coding sequence ATGTTTGTAGATCAGGTTAGTGTATACATAAAAGCTGGTGACGGTGGTAATGGTCTTGTTGCATACCGTCGAGAGAAATACGTGCCAAAAGGCGGACCTGCTGGAGGCGATGGTGGAAATGGCGGTGATGTGATTTTTGAGGTGGACGAAGGTTTGAATACATTAATGGACTTTCGGTATAATCGCCATTTTAAAGCAAAACGTGGAGAAAATGGGATGAGTAAAAATCAGCATGGTAAAAATGCTACACCATTAGTTGTACCAGTTCCTCCAGGTACAACTGTTGTAGATGAAGAAACGAATGAAATTATTGCTGATTTAACACATCATAAACAGCAGGCAATTATCGCACATGGTGGCAGAGGTGGACGTGGAAATTCCCGTTTTGCCACACCAAGAAACCCAGCACCTGAGTTTGCCGAAAATGGTGAACCAGGACAAGAAAGAAATATTAAAGTAGAATTAAAACTTATTGCGGATGTTGGGCTTGTCGGCTTTCCTAGTGTCGGGAAATCTACTTTTATTTCGGTTGTGAGTGCTGCTAAACCGAAGATTGCCGATTATCATTTTACGACATTATCACCTAATTTAGGTGTGGTTGACACAAGTGACCATCGAAGTTTTGTGATGGCTGACCTACCTGGTTTGATTGAAGGAGCCCATTCTGGCGTTGGTTTAGGTCATCAATTTTTGCGACATGTCGAACGAACAAGAGTAATTGTCCATGTTATTGATATGGCTGGAACGGAGGGGCGCGATCCATACGATGATTTTGTGAAGATTAATCAAGAATTAAAAGAATATGATAACAAGCTCATGGATCGTCCACAAATTATTGCAGCAAATAAAATGGACATGCCAGGTGCAGAAGAAAATATAAAGATTTTTAAAGATAAACTTACGGAAGATTATCCGGTTTATCCAATATCATCGCTCACAAAAGAGGGGCTTAGGGATATTTTGTTTGGGATTGCAGATACATTGGAGAAAATACCAAAAGTTGCTCCTAAGGTTGAAGAGACGGAAGAAGAAGTTGTTTATCGCTATCAACGACCACAAGCTTCCTTTGACATATCCCGTGATGATGACGGTGCTTTTGTACTATCAGGTATAAAAATTGAAAAATTATTTAAAATGACCGACTTTAATCGAGATGAAGCTGTTCAGCGTTTTGCCCGTCAACTAAGAGGGATGGGGGTCGATGAAGAATTACGAAAACGTGGAGCAAAAGATGGTGACACCATAAGATTATTGGATTATGAGTTTGAGTTTATTGAGTAA
- the pheA gene encoding prephenate dehydratase: protein MIRGKVCLTLKIGYLGPKGTFTKLAVDAAFNGEMKQSFETIPECIDAVDANQIDIGVVPLENAIEGTVQLTVDYLVHQVRLPIVAEIVVPIQQHLLVRPDFSGDISELKEIHSHSHAIAQCHQYIHQYIPNATIRFTSSTGRAAEIVSTSNESIAAIGNKLAAKEYGLSIYQEDIHDYPNNHTRFAVLAKNEEIVKVKHEIDAEKTSLLITLPSDYAGALHQVLAAFAWRKMNLSKIESRPMKTGLGNYFFIVDVNQPYDGVLFPGVKAELEALGCNVTFLGTYPVYQLNI from the coding sequence ATGATAAGGGGGAAGGTTTGCTTGACGTTAAAAATAGGATATTTAGGACCAAAAGGAACATTTACCAAACTAGCTGTTGATGCAGCATTTAATGGTGAAATGAAACAAAGCTTTGAAACAATACCAGAATGCATCGATGCGGTTGATGCAAATCAAATAGATATTGGAGTTGTCCCATTAGAGAATGCGATCGAGGGGACAGTGCAATTAACCGTCGATTATCTTGTTCACCAAGTGCGCTTGCCAATTGTTGCTGAAATTGTTGTTCCAATTCAGCAGCATTTGCTTGTTCGACCAGATTTTTCTGGGGATATATCCGAGCTTAAAGAAATTCATTCACATAGCCATGCGATTGCACAATGTCATCAGTACATTCATCAATACATACCGAATGCGACGATTCGTTTTACCTCTTCAACAGGAAGAGCGGCTGAAATCGTCAGCACTAGCAACGAATCCATAGCTGCTATTGGCAATAAGCTTGCGGCCAAAGAATATGGTTTATCGATCTACCAAGAAGACATTCATGATTATCCAAATAACCATACACGTTTTGCTGTTTTAGCAAAAAATGAAGAAATTGTTAAGGTGAAACATGAAATTGATGCGGAGAAAACTAGCCTTTTAATTACATTGCCTAGTGATTATGCAGGTGCACTGCATCAAGTCCTTGCAGCATTTGCCTGGCGAAAAATGAACCTTTCAAAAATCGAATCAAGACCGATGAAAACTGGATTGGGCAATTATTTCTTTATTGTGGATGTTAACCAGCCATATGATGGTGTCTTGTTCCCAGGTGTGAAAGCTGAATTAGAGGCTTTGGGATGCAATGTTACGTTTTTGGGTACATATCCGGTCTACCAACTGAATATATAA
- the safA gene encoding SafA/ExsA family spore coat assembly protein — protein sequence MKGVWFNLKIHVVQKGDTLWELAKKYGVDFEELKQLNSQLSSPDMIMPGMKIKIPSSTKTVQKESMKMKETQQPQVNQPYKDISPKPIPVIKEDEKEKQKQMQPHMPKEQQMPMQPHMPKEQQIPKQPEMPQKPEMPMQPHTPTQPMQPMIQMPIMEQELQNYTTINLPQMPHYPEAKEEPVKQEKPKPMPQPQPLPQPQPMQMVPMCCHVIHPCGPPMPHDFFPVMGTFAGGHMQPNVAMHHGENSHPYHHYGSQMESPTMEIPTMKMPTLGMSTAEMPVKPKQVAGDQDCGCQGKDPLPPHQMGHHQNQPPIYGGGFPSGYQQYPGFNPQQTQPEYLTNKQTYPPQFMPPTNKSPYPTPPGYPPFSEFDYRSEEDDSESE from the coding sequence ATGAAGGGAGTTTGGTTTAACTTGAAAATTCACGTCGTTCAAAAAGGCGATACATTGTGGGAATTAGCTAAAAAATATGGGGTTGATTTTGAAGAATTAAAACAACTCAACTCACAATTATCGAGCCCGGATATGATTATGCCAGGTATGAAAATAAAAATACCTAGTTCAACAAAAACCGTACAAAAGGAAAGCATGAAAATGAAAGAGACGCAACAGCCACAAGTCAATCAGCCATACAAGGACATATCGCCTAAACCGATACCAGTAATTAAGGAGGATGAAAAGGAGAAGCAAAAGCAAATGCAACCGCATATGCCAAAGGAGCAGCAAATGCCAATGCAACCACATATGCCAAAAGAGCAACAAATACCGAAACAACCGGAAATGCCACAGAAACCAGAAATGCCGATGCAACCACACACACCAACGCAGCCAATGCAACCAATGATTCAAATGCCAATAATGGAACAAGAACTACAAAATTACACGACGATTAATTTGCCGCAGATGCCACACTATCCGGAGGCAAAAGAAGAACCAGTAAAACAAGAAAAACCAAAGCCGATGCCACAACCACAACCGTTACCACAGCCACAACCAATGCAGATGGTACCGATGTGTTGTCATGTGATTCATCCGTGTGGCCCACCAATGCCACATGACTTTTTTCCGGTAATGGGTACATTTGCTGGTGGACATATGCAACCTAATGTAGCAATGCATCATGGTGAAAATTCCCATCCATATCATCATTACGGAAGTCAGATGGAGTCGCCAACAATGGAAATACCAACAATGAAAATGCCAACATTGGGAATGTCAACAGCGGAGATGCCCGTGAAACCAAAACAAGTAGCAGGGGATCAAGACTGTGGGTGTCAAGGTAAGGATCCATTACCACCGCATCAAATGGGGCATCATCAGAATCAACCACCAATATATGGCGGCGGTTTTCCGAGCGGATATCAACAGTATCCAGGATTTAACCCGCAACAAACACAACCGGAATATCTGACCAATAAACAAACATATCCTCCACAGTTCATGCCTCCAACAAATAAAAGTCCGTACCCGACACCACCAGGATATCCGCCATTTTCTGAATTTGACTATCGTTCAGAAGAGGATGACTCGGAAAGTGAATAA
- a CDS encoding M23 family metallopeptidase, which produces MNKGVKKVRKSIAQRKNLRSLNSGKETRKKLTPAFPQEEEKHGYYPIFPDDPQKQQRPVKQQGRLVSSIVLKGVLSVILFFGVAFLYQTDTTFLSKPMTWTSNALTKEFPFARVNQWYQETFGTPMALAPQEKQQTSNEQALALPVNGKVSESFQANGSGIMIAPQDKADIVSLDKGVVIFAGNDRETDKTVIVQHADGSKSTYGYLNSIDVHLYQSVAYNQRLGEFEPNETDKTVFFAIEKDNKYVDPVQVIKVDDVP; this is translated from the coding sequence ATGAATAAAGGTGTAAAAAAAGTTCGTAAATCAATTGCGCAGCGGAAGAATTTACGCTCTCTAAACTCCGGGAAAGAAACGAGAAAGAAGCTGACACCCGCCTTTCCCCAAGAGGAAGAAAAGCATGGTTACTATCCGATTTTTCCTGACGATCCACAAAAACAACAACGTCCAGTGAAACAGCAAGGTCGATTGGTTTCAAGTATTGTGTTGAAAGGGGTTTTATCGGTTATCTTGTTTTTTGGTGTGGCGTTTTTATATCAAACCGATACTACCTTTTTAAGTAAGCCAATGACCTGGACAAGCAATGCATTAACGAAAGAATTTCCATTTGCTCGGGTGAATCAATGGTATCAGGAAACATTTGGCACACCCATGGCATTAGCACCACAAGAAAAGCAGCAAACAAGTAATGAGCAGGCATTAGCACTTCCAGTTAATGGAAAGGTGTCAGAGTCTTTTCAGGCAAATGGTTCAGGTATTATGATTGCACCACAAGATAAAGCTGACATTGTTTCATTGGATAAAGGTGTCGTTATTTTTGCTGGAAATGATCGTGAGACGGATAAAACGGTGATTGTACAGCATGCGGATGGAAGTAAATCAACTTATGGCTATTTAAATTCTATTGACGTCCATTTATATCAATCGGTTGCTTATAATCAACGACTTGGAGAATTTGAACCAAACGAGACAGATAAAACAGTATTTTTTGCGATTGAGAAAGACAATAAATATGTTGATCCTGTTCAGGTAATTAAAGTCGATGATGTTCCATAA
- the minD gene encoding septum site-determining protein MinD — protein sequence MGEAIVITSGKGGVGKTTTTANIGTALALMEKKVCLIDTDIGLRNLDVVMGLENRIIYDIVDVIEERCKLKQALIKDKRFEYLSLLPASQTSDKSIGTTENMKKIIAELKQDYDYIIIDCPAGIEQGFQNAIAGADKAIVVTTPEKSSVRDADRIIGLLEKEEMEAPSLIINRIRNHMMKSGDMLDIDEIIQVLSIDLIGIVIDDDEVIKAANKGEPVAFHPNSKASISYRNIARRILGETVPLQSLEDEKGMFQKVKKFFGLRS from the coding sequence ATGGGTGAGGCAATCGTAATAACTTCCGGAAAAGGCGGGGTTGGAAAAACAACGACAACCGCAAACATTGGTACGGCTCTAGCTTTAATGGAGAAAAAAGTTTGTTTAATTGATACTGATATTGGCTTGCGCAACCTTGATGTTGTAATGGGGCTAGAAAACCGGATTATATACGATATTGTTGATGTCATTGAAGAGCGTTGCAAATTAAAACAAGCACTGATAAAAGATAAACGCTTTGAATATTTATCTTTGTTACCGGCATCACAGACTAGTGATAAATCTATTGGGACAACGGAAAATATGAAAAAGATTATTGCAGAGCTAAAACAAGATTATGATTATATTATTATCGATTGCCCAGCAGGGATAGAACAAGGATTTCAAAATGCTATCGCGGGAGCTGATAAAGCAATTGTCGTCACCACCCCTGAAAAATCAAGTGTAAGAGATGCAGATCGGATTATTGGTCTATTAGAAAAAGAGGAAATGGAAGCACCTAGTCTGATCATTAATCGAATTCGAAATCATATGATGAAAAGTGGAGATATGCTAGATATTGATGAAATTATCCAAGTTTTATCGATCGATTTAATTGGAATTGTTATCGACGATGATGAGGTTATCAAAGCTGCGAATAAAGGTGAGCCGGTCGCCTTTCATCCAAATTCAAAGGCTTCGATCAGTTATCGAAATATTGCCAGAAGAATTTTAGGCGAAACCGTTCCATTACAATCCCTTGAGGATGAAAAAGGAATGTTTCAAAAGGTTAAGAAGTTCTTTGGTTTACGTTCGTAA
- the minC gene encoding septum site-determining protein MinC has translation MREKKQLITIKGTRDGLTLFIDDSCSFEDAFIELNEKLIENHSNKEEPMVSVTVKLGNRYLDREQTERLRSLISKDSHFFVQSFESNVIPKEEALMLKEESEVKAINRIIRSGQVLEVKGDLLLIGDVNPSGKVVSTGNIYVMGNLRGIAHAGSGGDRNAIIAASYMKPSQLRIADYISRAPDYESDGVYMECGLIDEEKDKIIIDRLQVLSHKRKDLSRFERRMLNG, from the coding sequence GTGCGTGAGAAGAAGCAATTGATAACAATTAAAGGAACAAGAGATGGACTTACACTGTTTATCGACGATTCGTGCTCATTTGAAGATGCGTTCATCGAATTGAACGAAAAACTAATTGAAAACCATTCCAACAAAGAAGAGCCTATGGTATCAGTGACCGTGAAATTGGGTAATCGCTATTTGGACAGGGAACAAACAGAGCGATTACGATCATTAATTAGCAAGGACAGTCATTTCTTTGTCCAATCTTTTGAATCAAATGTGATCCCAAAAGAAGAGGCCTTGATGTTAAAGGAAGAAAGTGAAGTTAAAGCAATTAATAGAATAATAAGGTCTGGACAAGTATTGGAAGTGAAAGGCGATTTACTATTAATTGGTGATGTAAATCCAAGTGGCAAAGTAGTTTCAACAGGTAATATTTATGTTATGGGAAACCTACGAGGTATTGCACATGCAGGATCGGGTGGCGATCGAAATGCAATCATTGCTGCATCTTATATGAAGCCCAGTCAACTCCGGATAGCTGATTATATCAGCCGCGCCCCAGATTACGAATCTGATGGTGTGTATATGGAATGTGGTCTCATTGATGAAGAAAAGGATAAAATTATTATTGACCGATTGCAGGTTCTTTCACATAAACGAAAAGATTTAAGTAGGTTTGAAAGGAGAATGCTAAATGGGTGA
- a CDS encoding Spo0B domain-containing protein: MDEKAMVDLLRLYRHDLMNDLQIVQGYASMGKIDRVQTKVTECMDRFHEERKLMSLSAAKFALWLIQFNSIHANIRLSYYINVENKTLSGIDNTLLNQCQLAIKSLEQLLDDEELYDGKMVLGHTSSAIEINLSLTGNFQAQTILELNEKYMDKMNFCKAENGVTCHVSIPFY; encoded by the coding sequence TTGGATGAGAAAGCGATGGTAGATTTACTACGATTATACAGGCATGACCTAATGAATGATTTGCAGATTGTTCAGGGATATGCTTCAATGGGAAAAATTGATCGCGTTCAAACAAAAGTTACGGAGTGTATGGATCGGTTTCATGAAGAAAGAAAGTTAATGAGTTTGAGCGCTGCCAAATTTGCTTTATGGCTAATTCAATTTAATTCCATACATGCAAATATTCGATTATCATACTATATAAACGTTGAAAATAAAACATTATCGGGTATTGATAATACATTGTTAAATCAATGTCAATTGGCGATTAAGTCGCTAGAGCAATTGCTTGATGATGAGGAACTATATGACGGTAAAATGGTGTTGGGCCATACCTCGTCTGCAATTGAGATAAACTTATCGTTAACTGGAAATTTTCAAGCACAGACCATTTTAGAGTTGAATGAAAAATACATGGATAAAATGAATTTCTGTAAAGCGGAAAATGGAGTGACATGTCATGTTTCCATACCGTTTTACTAA
- the mreD gene encoding rod shape-determining protein MreD — protein MKRLFIPLILFLVVILEGVALELLPTRLVTGDFLIIPHWALVFLVYVSMFYDKENTYSSVFYGIMFGMLIDIVYTGVLGVYMFTYAFVIYIVQGLKKLLHANIYVTILLGIFGIILGDFTIYIIFSVIGITEIAWQHYIIYRLLPTVLANLLFLLILYPLVRRPLIKWRDE, from the coding sequence ATGAAACGATTATTTATACCACTGATTCTTTTCTTAGTTGTCATTTTGGAAGGTGTTGCACTGGAATTATTACCAACTCGTCTTGTAACAGGTGACTTTTTAATTATTCCTCATTGGGCACTTGTGTTTTTAGTTTACGTTTCGATGTTTTATGATAAGGAAAATACGTATTCCTCCGTATTTTATGGGATAATGTTTGGTATGTTGATTGATATTGTATATACCGGAGTTCTTGGTGTGTACATGTTTACATATGCTTTTGTCATTTACATTGTTCAAGGCTTAAAAAAATTGTTGCATGCTAATATTTATGTAACGATTTTACTGGGTATTTTTGGTATAATATTGGGTGATTTTACAATTTATATTATTTTCTCTGTAATTGGTATTACCGAAATTGCCTGGCAACATTATATAATATATCGACTTCTTCCAACAGTTCTAGCAAATTTGCTGTTTTTACTAATTTTATACCCATTGGTAAGGAGACCTCTTATAAAATGGAGAGATGAGTAG
- the rpmA gene encoding 50S ribosomal protein L27, whose amino-acid sequence MLRLDLQFFSQKKGVGSTKNGRDSESKRLGAKRADGQFVTGGSIIFRQRGTKIYPGENVGRGGDDTLFAKTDGVVKFERYGRDRKKVSVYPIAQEA is encoded by the coding sequence ATGTTACGTCTAGATTTACAGTTTTTCTCACAGAAAAAGGGTGTAGGTAGTACTAAGAACGGTCGTGATTCTGAATCAAAACGTCTTGGTGCGAAACGCGCAGATGGACAGTTTGTAACTGGTGGATCTATTATATTCCGTCAACGCGGAACAAAGATTTATCCGGGTGAAAACGTAGGCCGCGGTGGGGATGACACTCTTTTTGCCAAGACTGATGGTGTTGTTAAATTTGAACGCTATGGTCGCGATCGTAAAAAAGTAAGTGTTTATCCAATAGCTCAAGAAGCGTAA